One genomic segment of Drosophila melanogaster chromosome 3R includes these proteins:
- the CG6726 gene encoding uncharacterized protein, isoform C — protein sequence MSTAKWENNEEIKIFREYLRIPTVHPNVDYTVCTEFLKRQAASLDLPVEVIYPVNEQNPVVVLKWQGSQPELPSIILNSHTDVVPVFEEKWTHGPFSADLDAEGRIFARGSQDMKCVGTQYLGAVRALKASGYQPKRTIYLTYVPDEEVGGHLGMRELVKSDYFKKLNVGFSFDEGISSADETYALYYAERTLWHLRFKISGTAGHGSLLLPNTAGEKLNYVVGKMMEFRKSQVQKLADDSSLEIGDVTTVNLTQLRGGVQSNVVPPLLEAVFDIRIAVTVDIPAFEKQIRDWCEEAGGGIELEFEMKNPFVEPTKIDSSNAYWLAFKKALDDLGLKTRVRVFPGATDSRYIRYAGIPALGFSPINNTPILLHDHDEFLKADTYLHGIEVYKKLIPAVADA from the exons ATGAGTACAGCCAAGTGGGAGAACAACGAGGAGATTAAGATCTTTCGCGAATATCTTCGCATACCAACGGTGCATCCAAATGTGGATTACA CCGTTTGCACGGAATTCTTGAAACGCCAGGCTGCCAGCTTGGACCTGCCCGTGGAGGTTATCTATCCGGTGAACGAGCAGAATCCCGTGGTGGTGCTAAAATGGCAGGGTTCCCAGCCGGAACTGCCCTCCATCATTCTCAATTCGCACACGGATGTAGTGCCCGTTTTTGAGGAGAAGTGGACACACGGTCCATTCAGCGCGGATCTAGATGCAGAGGGTCGCATCTTTGCGCGCGGATCGCAGGACATGAAGTGCGTGGGCACCCAATATCTGGGAGCTGTGCGTGCCCTCAAGGCCAGTGGCTATCAACCCAAGAGGACGATCTATCTCACTTATGTTCCGGACGAGGAGGTTGGCGGCCACCTGGGCATGCGGGAGCTGGTAAAGAGCGACTACTTCAAGAAGCTCAATGTGGGATTCAGTTTCGACGAGGGAATCTCTAGTGCGGATGAAACCTACGCTCTGTACTACGCTGAACGGACTCTTTGGC ATCTTCGTTTCAAGATCAGCGGAACTGCTGGTCACGGATCACTGTTGCTCCCGAATACTGCTGGCGAGAAGCTGAACTATGTGGTAGGCAAAATGATGGAGTTCCGCAAATCGCAAGTGCAAAAACTAGCTGACGACTCATCCCTCGAAATTGGTGATGTGACCACTGTGAATCTCACCCAACTGAGGGGCGGAGTCCAGAGCAACGTGGTTCCCCCATTGCTGGAAGCTGTATTTGATATCCGCATTGCCGTCACCGTGGATATCCCTGCCTTTGAGAAGCAGATTCGCGACTGGTGCGAGGAGGCTGGCGGCGGCATTGAACTGGAGTTTGAGATGAAAAACCCCTTTGTGGAGCCAACAAAGATTGACTCGTCGAATGCCTACTGGCTGGCCTTTAAGAAAGCACTCGATGACCT TGGCCTCAAGACACGGGTTCGTGTTTTCCCCGGCGCCACGGACAGTCGTTATATTCGCTACGCAGGCATTCCAGCTCTAGGATTCTCGCCCATTAACAACACCCCCATCCTGCTGCACGACCACGATGAATTCCTGAAAGCCGATACCTATTTGCACGGCATTGAGGTTTACAAGAAGCTCATTCCTGCCGTAGCTGATGCTTAG
- the CG17110 gene encoding uncharacterized protein, isoform C has translation MCTCTEQWKNDEEIIIFQEYLRIPSVHPDVDYTACVEFLKRQANKLNLRVDVVYPVVPSKPVVIMKWLGKHPELKSIILNSHMDVVPVFPEKWTHEPFGAHIDAQGRIYARGAQDMKSVGCQYMAAVRALKASGYQPKRTVYLTFVPDEETGGHMGMAEFVKGDYFKAMNVGFSLDEGIASEDDTYPVFYAERTLWQLRFKFSGTSGHGSLLHKSTAGEKFHFVMDKLMKFRETQVKLLAEDSSLQSGDVTTLNLTQLNGGVQSNVVPPVLEATFDIRIAINQNADAMENQIREWCNEVGGGVELDFTLKCPSVVTKIDDSNPYWLGFKKGLDELGLITHTRVFPGATDSFYVRQVGIPALGFSPINNTPVLLHNHDEYLRADTYLHGIQVYRKLIPSIADS, from the exons ATGTGCACTTGCACGGAACAATGGAAGAACGACGAGGAAATAATCATTTTCCAGGAGTATTTGCGCATTCCCTCGGTGCATCCAGACGTGGACTACA CTGCATGCGTGGAGTTCCTAAAACGCCAGGCTAACAAACTTAATCTCCGCGTGGACGTGGTGTATCCTGTTGTGCCTTCGAAACCGGTGGTGATTATGAAGTGGCTGGGCAAGCATCCCGAGCTGAAATCCATTATATTGAACTCACACATGGACGTGGTGCCCGTGTTTCCCGAAAAGTGGACCCATGAGCCGTTTGGTGCCCACATAGACGCCCAAGGCCGGATTTATGCACGCGGTGCCCAGGACATGAAGTCCGTGGGATGTCAGTACATGGCTGCGGTCCGTGCACTCAAAGCCAGTGGCTATCAGCCAAAAAGGACCGTATATTTGACTTTTGTGCCCGACGAGGAAACTGGCGGACACATGGGCATGGCTGAATTCGTCAAGGGTGATTACTTCAAAGCCATGAATGTGGGCTTTAGCCTGGACGAGGGCATCGCCAGTGAAGATGACACTTATCCTGTATTTTACGCCGAGCGTACATTGTGGC AACTTCGATTTAAATTCAGTGGCACTTCAGGTCATGGATCGCTGCTGCACAAAAGCACGGCTGGCGAAAAGTTTCACTTTGTGATGGATAAGCTGATGAAGTTCCGAGAAACCCAGGTCAAGCTACTGGCCGAGGACTCCTCCTTGCAGTCCGGTGATGTGACCACTTTGAACCTGACCCAACTCAACGGTGGCGTCCAAAGCAATGTGGTTCCCCCCGTACTAGAAGCCACTTTTGATATTCGCATAGCCATCAACCAGAATGCCGATGCAATGGAGAATCAGATTCGCGAGTGGTGCAACGAAGTCGGTGGTGGAGTGGAACTGGATTTCACGCTGAAGTGCCCCTCGGTGGTGACCAAGATAGACGACTCCAATCCCTACTGGCTGGGCTTCAAAAAGGGACTAGATGAACT AGGTTTGATCACCCATACACGAGTTTTCCCCGGCGCCACCGATAGCTTCTACGTCCGGCAAGTGGGAATTCCCGCTCTGGGATTTTCACCCATCAACAACACCCCGGTGCTGCTGCACAATCATGATGAATATTTGCGGGCCGACACATATCTGCACGGAATTCAGGTGTACAGGAAGCTCATCCCCTCTATTGCTGATTCATAA